TCACGCTCACCGAGCTCGAGGCGCGCCGCATCGCGCGCATGCTGCGCGCGGCCGGCATCAACTGGGACCTGGCGCCCGTGGTCGACGTCGGCTACAACCCGGCGAACCCCGTGATCGTCGGCGCCGCCCGGAGCTTCGGCGCGAACCCCGTCCTCGTCACCGCGCACGCGCGCGCGTTCGTCCGCGGCATGCGCGAGGAGGGCGTGCTCACGGCGCTCAAGCACTTCCCCGGCCACGGCTCGAGCTACGACGACTCGCACAAGGGGTTCGTGGACGTCACGGGGACCGCCGACGCCGACGTGGAGCTCTATCCCTACCGTACCCTGATCGCCGAGGGGATGGCGGACACCGTCATGACCGCCCACGTCTTCAACCGCGCGCTCGACGAGCGCTATCCGGCGACGCTCTCGCGGGCGACGCTCACCGGCCTCCTCCGCGGCGGGCTCGGCTGGGACGGGCCGGTCGTGACCGACGACCTCCGCATGGGCGCGATCGAGGAGCGCTACGGGCTCGCGCGCGCGGCGGTCACGGCCCTCGCCGCGGGCGCGGACCTCCTCCTCCTCGCCGACGACCGGCTGCCCGGCGGCGGGTCCGCCGGGCAGGCCGCGCTCGCGGCGCTCCGCCGCGGCCTCGCGCGCGGCCGGCTCGACCCCGAGCGCGTGGAGTCGGCGCTCGCGCGGGTCGCCGCGCTCAAAGCGCGGCTCGGCGAGCGCTGATCGCCTAGAGGAGGCGTTCGACCTCGGCCCGGCGGGGCAGCGAGGGCTGGGCGCCGCGCCGGGTGCACGCGAGGGCCGCCGTCGCGGCGGCGAAGCGCAGGGCCTCCGGCAGCGGGCGCCGCTCGGCGAGCGAGACCGCGAGCCCGGCGTTGAAGGCGTCGCCCGCCGCCGTCGTGTCCACGACGGGGACGGCGAACGCGGGCACGCGCACCTCCTGCCCGCGCGCGCACGCGACCGCGCCGGCGGCGCCGAGGGTCACGACCACCACCCGCGCGCCGCGCTCGAGAAGCGCGTGCCCGGCCGCGGTCGCGCCCGCCGCGTCGCGCACCGGGAGGCCCGTGAGCCGCCCCGCCTCCGTCTCGTTGGGCGTCAGGTAGTCGGCGAGCGGCACCAGGCCCGCCGCCTCGTCGCGGAACGGCGCGGGGTTCAGGAGCGTCGTCTTGCCCCGCCGCCGCGCCTCGCCGAGCACCCACGCGACCGTCTCGAGCGGCGTCTCGAGCTGGCACATCACGACGTCGGCCCAGCCGAGGTCCTCGGCGCGGCGCTTAGCCGCTTCGGCGTGGAGCCGCCAGTTCGCGCCGGGCGCCACGACGATCTGGTTCCGCCCCTCGGCGTCCACGACGATCAGCGCCGTCCCGGTGGCGGCCTCGTCCGTCGCCGTCACGCCCGCGACGCCGATGCCCTCCTGCTCGAGCGCCGCCCTGAGCTCGCGCCCCGAGGCGTCGTCGCCGACGCAGCCGATGAACCGCACCTCGGCGCCGAGGCGCCGGGCGGCGACCGCCTGGTTCGCGCCCTTGCCGCCGTGGTTGACGAGGAGCGTCCCGCCCGTGACGGTCTCGCCGGGGCGCGGCAGCCGCGCGGCGGCGACCGTGAAGTCCACGTTCGCGGAGCCGACTACGAGGACGCGCGGCGGCGGGACGGCGCCGGGCATAGACGATCGAGGAACAGGCGGAGGAAGCGTGTCGTGTCGATCCCCTTCGCGACGCGGCAGTTGGGCTCGCCGGCCGCGCGCCGCGTCTCGCCCTCGGGCCCGATCTCGAGATGCACGGCCTCCCACTGGGCGAGCGTCGGATCGATCGCGAGCGCGAGGGCCAGCGGATCGTGGAGGGCTATCCCCTGCGCGCCGCCCGCGTGGTCGATCCGGAACGCGCGGTCGCTGAACGCGGTGATGCGCGAGGCGAGCGCGCCGGGGGCGCGCGAGAGGGCCTTCTTCAGCCCCGCGCGCGGCAGCACCGCCTGGCGGGTCGCGTCGAGCGGCACGAGGTCGAGCGAGAGGCCGCCGGCCAGCACGCGGTGCGCCGCCTCGGGATCCACGTGCATGTTGAACTCGGCGCCCGGCGTGACGTTGCCTGGGACGTCCACGGCGCCGCCCATCGCCACGACGCGGCCGACGAACCGCATCGCCGCGAGGTCGGCCTTCAGCGCGAGCGCCAGGTTCGTCAGGGGCCCGAGTGCCAGGAGCGTGAGGAGCCGCTGGTGCCGCCGCGCGCGGTCGAGCATGATCGGCACCGCGCCGGGCAGCTCGCCCCGCCCGACGCCGGGC
This is a stretch of genomic DNA from Candidatus Methylomirabilota bacterium. It encodes these proteins:
- the rbsK gene encoding ribokinase; amino-acid sequence: MPGAVPPPRVLVVGSANVDFTVAAARLPRPGETVTGGTLLVNHGGKGANQAVAARRLGAEVRFIGCVGDDASGRELRAALEQEGIGVAGVTATDEAATGTALIVVDAEGRNQIVVAPGANWRLHAEAAKRRAEDLGWADVVMCQLETPLETVAWVLGEARRRGKTTLLNPAPFRDEAAGLVPLADYLTPNETEAGRLTGLPVRDAAGATAAGHALLERGARVVVVTLGAAGAVACARGQEVRVPAFAVPVVDTTAAGDAFNAGLAVSLAERRPLPEALRFAAATAALACTRRGAQPSLPRRAEVERLL
- a CDS encoding nucleoside hydrolase encodes the protein MAAPLLIDTDAGIDDALALLVAWSSPEVVVEAVTTVAGNVPVEQATTNVLRLLGLRKPDPAPLIAVGAAEPLARQLVTATRYHGEDGLGDLGDWPGVGRGELPGAVPIMLDRARRHQRLLTLLALGPLTNLALALKADLAAMRFVGRVVAMGGAVDVPGNVTPGAEFNMHVDPEAAHRVLAGGLSLDLVPLDATRQAVLPRAGLKKALSRAPGALASRITAFSDRAFRIDHAGGAQGIALHDPLALALAIDPTLAQWEAVHLEIGPEGETRRAAGEPNCRVAKGIDTTRFLRLFLDRLCPAPSRRRASS
- a CDS encoding glycoside hydrolase family 3 N-terminal domain-containing protein translates to PRLAAASLFAVALLAGCRTAPVLDPARLVALEPELGQLLLVGFEGTELEGNAPLEALVCQARVGGVVLFARNIADAEQLRRLTAALQARALACTGRPLLVAVDAEGGRVMRLDPGAGFTATLSAQELGETNDLTLTELEARRIARMLRAAGINWDLAPVVDVGYNPANPVIVGAARSFGANPVLVTAHARAFVRGMREEGVLTALKHFPGHGSSYDDSHKGFVDVTGTADADVELYPYRTLIAEGMADTVMTAHVFNRALDERYPATLSRATLTGLLRGGLGWDGPVVTDDLRMGAIEERYGLARAAVTALAAGADLLLLADDRLPGGGSAGQAALAALRRGLARGRLDPERVESALARVAALKARLGER